The nucleotide window TTGAAAACACAGGGCATTCGCGTGGCGGTGATCAAACATGCTCATCATAATTTTGATGTTGATAAGCCGGGTAAAGACAGTTTTTTGTTGCGCCAAGCTGGTGCTCAGCAATTGTTAATTGCCTCTGAGGTACGTTATGCCCATATGTATGAAAACCTGCAGACGCAATCACCTGATTTGCCAAGCCTGCTTGCTCGAATTGACTGCGATAGCGTCGATTTGATTTTGGTGGAAGGTTTTAAACACGTCGCATTTGATAAAATCGAATTGCACCGGCAATCGGTAGGCGCCCCTTTGATATATCCTAATGATGGCAATGTGGTCGCTATTGCGAGTTGTCAGCAAAGCGTTTTAGATAGCAATCAACTAGCAACCCATATAACTCAGTTATCCCTTGATGATATTGAACAGATCGGCCGCTTTATTCTGTCCCATACCAAGCTGACATCAACTGCCGCAGAAAAAAGCAGTTGTGGTGCATTACCAGCGGGTACTTTATCGGTAGAACAAGCGGTAACAGCGATAGAAGCACAAACCAAGCGATTGCAAAACATTGAAACGTTAGCGTTAGAGCGATGCTTAGGTTATGTCTTAGCGGAAAATATCTATTCAACCATCAATGTGCCACAACATACTAATTCAGCGATGGATGGATACGCCATTCATGCGCCAACATTGCACCAGAGTAAAAATAGCCAACAATTAAGTGTCTATGACATTGTTGGTGAGGTGTTTGCAGGCCAGCTTTTTTCAGACCTATTGCAGCCAGGCCAAGCCGTGCGCATTATGACTGGCGCACCGCTGCCAGAAGGCGCCAATAGCGTTATTGCCAAAGAGCTAGCGACAGAGGATATCACCTCAGATAGCGCCCAAGTCTCATTCAGCGACATGGGAAAACTTGGTCAAAATATCCGCCAGTATGGCGAAGATATTGCCAAAGGTGAGCTGGCGGTTGCCGAAGGTGAGCGTTTAAATGCTGCCCGTTTGGGGTTGTTAGCATCATTGGGTTTCGCTAATTTAAAGGTAACATCGGCACCAACCATTGCGCTGTTTTCTACCGGTAATGAAGTATCGCAACCGGGTCAGCAATTGCAAAAGGCCGGTATCTATGATGCAAATCGCTATTCCGTAATGGCGTTAGCGCAACAATTGAATTGTAACATTATCGACTTTGGTATCATCGAAGATAACCAACAGAGTCTGCAAGACACCCTTGTCAAAGCCAGCCAACAAGCCGATATCATTATCAGCTCCGGTGGCGTATCCGTTGGTGATGCCGACTTTGTTAAAGACAGTATTAATGCCGTTGGCAATGTTGATTTCTGGCGAGTGCAGATGCGCCCAGGCCGGCCGTTAGCGTTCGGTAAATTGCATGACGCATTATTTTTTGGTTTACCGGGTAACCCCGTCGCGGCGATGATTTGTTTTATGGTGTTTGTACAGCCTGCGATCCGTAAGATGGCTGGCGAGCAAAACTGGCAACAGCCTTTGTTTGCGGCTACCGCGAGTAGCTCGATGCGCAGTCGTTTGGGACGTCATGAATATTTACGAGGCTGTTATAGCCTCAGTGATGATGGGCAGTTGCATGTTGCATTAACCGGGCCTCAAGGGTCTGGCATATTAACCTCCATGGTTCAGGCTAATTGCATCATCGTATTACCACCTGAAACCGAAAGCGTAAAACAGGGGCATAAAGTCAACATCATGTTTATCGCTGATTTACTATAATCAGAACAACCTACTCACATCTAAGGCATATGATTCAGCGACACTGTTGGATTAAAAAAAGGGCATAGAATGCAAAGAACCAATAACGTTTGGCCGTTGTATGTATCATTGCAAAAGCAAACCTCGACTTTTCAAGGTTGGCCCAATATTCATTGGCAACTCGACGCCTTTATCAGTGCCGATAAGGCCAAACCTGAGGGCGCAAAATTAGTTTTCCTTGAGTTGTTTCAAGATGAGCGTGCCAGTTATCGTCTTAACTTAGATCTCGACCAACCGAAATTGTTTATCGTTTGTGATGAATTAGCGGATGGCCAATGGTTGCCAATGTCTGTGACCGCAGAGCAGAGTATCGCGACCGCCTGCCTTGAGTCCGATACGCCGGTACTATCGTTAGATATGCCTGATGCCATAGCATGTTGGATTGAAGCCTTTATTACCTTGCATGGTGAAGTTGAAATTTGCGCCCATCGACGCAAACACGTTAATCGCAAAAAAGAACAAAGCAATGGCAGTGTTAGGAGACGACGATGACGTCGATGCGACAGCGCTGGCGACGTTGGCTGCAAAAAAAACAACACATTGACCAACCTAGTGAAAACAATCGTCAAAACAGCAATCTAAGCGACAAGCAAAACAGCAACCCAGCTGCAAACGCAGGTCAAGCGAGCTTTGCTGACTCGCCGCTTGACGTTGATACAGAGATAGATACAGACATTGATAAAGACGTTGATAGTGAGCATAAACCGCTTGCTGAACAACCGTCTGCGCAAGCACCCTTACCCGATCCTAAATCGATCAAACAAGGCGGCAGTTTTGCCTGTTTTATGGGAGGTGATATAGATCCTAAACAACAAGCTGATGCGTTAAAAGTACTTTGGCAACAACCGCAATTTCAGCAACTTGATGGCTTAGAGCAGTGCGACCAAGACTTTTCAAATCAGCCACTGTTGTCGTCCAATGAAAAGCAAAAGCTATTGGATCAAATCTATCGTTATGTGGTCGAAGAAGAGCCTGAGCCAAGCCAAAAGCAACAACAAGAGCTAAAGCAAGAACAACAGCAGCACCAGGCGCTAAGCGATGCTCAACTCGGTGATGACTCAAAAGATCAGCATTTGGCAAATATCGATACGCCAGAATCACAGTCAGAGGCTACAGCGAATTCTGCGCATGAATCTAAATTAACCAATGTTGGCAAACCCAGTGATAACAACGAACAAAGTTAAGCGAATGATTGCTCTGCCTTAAAGAATTGTCAGAAATATATTGCCATAGAGAATTGCCATAAGCTGTCTATACTTAGATTTCAATAGCTTACAACTAAAGCGGACTTGGGGTTTATTTACATAGGTCATGCTTGGAGTAGAGATGACATTGGATTTTCAAAAAATAAGAGAAAATGTGTATCAACGGCATCAGCCTTATCAAAATTTAATCCCTGCGACCGTATCTTACCAAACCCAAGGATATATTTTACTGATTGGTCCTGAAGATAGTGCGCGTTTGGCAAGCGCATTGTTGAGTAATCAATACAAGGTTACCATTTTAGCTACCGAGGCCATCACCAATCAAGATCAAGCGCACTTGCAACAGGCCATGGACGTTAGCCAACACTGTCAGGTCTATTACGGCAAACTCAATAGCGTCAAAGGGTTTCTAGGTCAGTTTCAAGTCAGCGTAAATCAACAGCAACAGGATATCGAGCTTGCTCGTGTGGCCATTAGGCAACCGCATTTTGATTTGATCATTGACTTAAGTCGGCAACCTATTTTGCAACAAGATCTATTGCCTGCGGGTTATTTTTATGTCGGAGCACAACAGTCGACATTGCAGCAAGTGGTTCAGGATCTACCGGATTTTATCGGTGATTTTGAAAAGCCACGTTATGCCAAAATAAACCCACAACTGTGCGCTCACTCCAATAACGACTTGATAGGCTGTCAACGTTGCCTTGAGGTGTGTCCAGCGGAGGCAATCAGTAGCGTTGATTTTCGTATCGAAATTGACCCATACCTATGTCATGGCAGTGGCAGTTGTGCAAGTGTGTGTCCCACCTCAGCGATAGAATATGACTTGCCACCTCCTATGCCATTGCAAACCTATATCCAGAATGTCGTTGCTGACTACATACAACACACGAAGATCAAACCTGTGTTGTTGTTTCATGCCCAGCAACATCAATCGGCAACGCTGACAAAACAATTACCAAGCCATATTTTGCCAATTGCGGTTGAAGAGATTGGTGTCGTTGGGGCTGAGCATTGTCTCGCTGCCATAGCCTGGGGCGCGGCGCGTGTGCTGATCGTCAATAGCGAAGCCGAAATGGTTTCGGTAACCGAGGCTCTGCAACGGCAGGTCAACTTGGTAAACGAGCTTTTGCTAAATCTGTCATTAAACAACTGTATAGAAGTTATCGACTCGAACGCTCTATGCAATGATAACAATATTGCCAACTTGGCAGCATACGTCTATCAAGACGAGGTCATTAATGCATTAGCTATCGCTGATTTTGGCGCGGATAATAAACGCCAATTGTTTTTTGCAGCACTGGATCACATCAATCATCAAACCTTGCAATTAGAGCGCGTCATTGAGGTAAAACACAGCAGTTTTGGCACCATCACCGTCGATAACGATTGTACCTTGTGTATGGCCTGCGTATCTGCCTGTCCAACTTCCGCATTGGTTGCCGGTAATGACACACCATCATTAAGCATTGTTGAGCAAAACTGTGTGCAGTGTGGTTTATGCCAGCAATCCTGTCCTGAAAAAGTGATTAACTTACAGGGGCAAATTAATTTGCAGCATCAGCAACGCAGGCAAGCGCAATTATTGCAGCAAGAGCCTGCATTTCATTGTATTAGTTGTGGCAAACCGTTTGCTACCGAGTCTATGGTCAAGCGCATGTTAACCATGTTGTCTGAACATGATGCCTTTAAAGGGCAATCGCAACGTTTGAAAATGTGCGGTGACTGCCGTGTCAGGGACATGGTTAAAGATGTCATTGATGACCCGAACAAACAATTAAGATAAATACCATGCCTGATAACTCAACCATATACCTTAATGATCGCCAGTTTCGAATCGATGTGTATCAATTGCTTGCAGCCTTAATGCGCAATGAGCCACAAACAGACATGCTGCAATTGCTCGGTAACTTGCACATAGAAACACAGCAAGCGCGCAATACTGCTTTATTAAACTGTTTTGCTCGATTGAAGCAGCAAGCCAATATGGCCGACATAGAGCAACTGCAACATCATTTCTTCGAGTTGTTTATTGGCTTATCACAAGGGGAGATCAACCCTTATGGCAGTTGGTATCGTGAAAACAAACTGATGTCGAATACCTTATTGAGGCTACGGGCTGATTTACAACAACTTGGTATTAGTCGTGAAGAACAGGTAAAAGAACCCGAAGATCATATTTCAGCGCTTTGTGAAGTCATGGCTATACTTATACAGGACAAAGCAGAGCATCAGCAGATTGTCTTCTTTGAACAACATATCGCACCATGGTTTGAGCCGCTGTGTAACAAGCTGAGCGAAAATCGTTTAAGTCCATTTTATGCCAGTGTTGGTGAGCTGGCGTCTGTGTTTTTGCAACAAGAGCAAACCTTGTTGGATCACCTGAGGATACAGGTGTCGATAAACTAAACCTCTAACGCCAATACAGTGACGATTATGGCGGTATTTTACAGGTTTCTTAATTTGTAGGCTTGTCATGCAAGTCATAACAGTAAAGGTTAAGAAGGTCGTATGAAAAAGTCAGAACGTGCCCAACGTCGCAGTTTACTTAAACTCTTGGGTATCGCCGGTGCCACCAGCGTGGTCGCACCAAAATTATCGGCAACCGTTGTCGACCCCCAGCCTAAAAATAACAACACGCCTCAAAGCGGATACCACGAAACGGAACATATACGACAATTCTATCGGTCGTTACAAGACCACTAATTCGGAGTGTCACCGATGAAATTAACCAGAAAGGTAGCGCCCAAGGTTGACCCGCAAAACCATGATGAGGGTATGGGTAGACGTCAATTTCTCAAGTCAGCCGGTATCACCGCAACGGGTGTGGCGACCGCTGCTGCGTTTGCACCGTCAATGATGCGCAAAAGCCAAGCGAGCGAATATGTAAGTCACGATGTTCCTACACAAGTGAAACGCAGCATTTGTAGTGCTTGCGCGGTGGGGTGCGGTATTTACGCCGAAGTACAAAATGGCGTATGGACCGGACAAGAACCTGCGTTTGATCACCCAATATCAAAAGGCAGTCACTGCGCCAAAGGCGCCGCTGAACGAGAGCATGGTCAAGGCAAGCGTCGAGTCAGATACCCTCTAAAATTAATCGATGGCAAATGGCAGAAATTATCATGGGAGCAGGCTTTGTCGGAAGTGACCGACAAAATGAAGTCGATTCGCAAGCAATCCGGACCAGACTCGATTTACTTTATGGGCAGCGCCAAATTCTCTAACGAAAGTGCCTACCTTTATCGCAAACTAGCGGCAATGTGGGGGACCAATAATGTCGATCATTCGGCTCGAATTTGTCATTCAACCACCGTTGCCGGTGTCGCTAATACCTGGGGCTATGGTGCGCAAACCAATTCTTTAAATGATATGCATAACGCTAAATCGATTTTGCTTATCGGTTCAAACCCGGCTGAAGCACATCCTATCGCGATGAAACATATTTTAATTGCCAAAGAAAGGGGCGCTAAAATCGTCGTCGCCGATCCGCGTTTTACCCGCACCGCCGTGCATGCAGACCTTTATTGCCCATTAAGACCCGGTACGGATATCCCATTTATTTATGGATTACTTTGGCATATTTTTGATAACAACTGGCAAGACGATGAATTTATTAAAACCCGTGTATTCGCGATGGAAGATATACGCGAAGAGGTGAAAAATTACGATCCTGATACGGTCAGTGATATAACCGGCGTTGATAAAAAAACGCTATTTGAGGCGGCTAAGACCATTTCTGAAAACCGCCCTGGTGGCATCACTTGGTGTATGGGCGGCACGCAGCATCATATCGGTAATTCCAATACTCGAGTGTATTGTATCTTGCAATTGGCATTAGGAAATTTAGGTGTCAGCGGCGGTGGAGCCAATATTTTGCGTGGTCACGACAACGTGCAAGGCGCCACAGATTTGGGCGTGTTATTTGATACGTTACCTGGTTATTACGGTTTAACAACCGGATCGTGGCAGCATTGGAGTCGCGTATGGGGGCTAGACTATGAGTGGGTAAAAGGTAACTTTAATCAAGGCGAATATCTAGGTCGCCAACCTATGACCAGCCCAGGGATCCCTTGTTCTCGATGGCACGACGGTGTGCTTGAAGAAAAGAAAAACATCGCTCAAGCCGATAACATTCGATTGGCGTTCTTTTGGGGGCAGTCAGTTAATACCGAAACCCGTCAAAATGAAGTCAGAGAGGCACTCGATAAGCTGGAAACCATTGTGGTCGTAGACCCGTATCCAACCATGGCCTCGGTATTACACAATCGTAAAGACGGGGTCTATATATTACCGGCCTGTACCTGCTATGAATCATACGGTAGTGTGACCAATACCAGTCGCAGTATTCAATGGCGTGAAAAAGTCATTGAACCGATTTTTGAATCGAAACCCGATACTGAAATCATGTATTTATTATCAAAACACTTGGGTTTTGACAAACAGTTCACCAAAAACA belongs to Thalassotalea sp. HSM 43 and includes:
- a CDS encoding TorD/DmsD family molecular chaperone: MPDNSTIYLNDRQFRIDVYQLLAALMRNEPQTDMLQLLGNLHIETQQARNTALLNCFARLKQQANMADIEQLQHHFFELFIGLSQGEINPYGSWYRENKLMSNTLLRLRADLQQLGISREEQVKEPEDHISALCEVMAILIQDKAEHQQIVFFEQHIAPWFEPLCNKLSENRLSPFYASVGELASVFLQQEQTLLDHLRIQVSIN
- a CDS encoding bifunctional molybdopterin-guanine dinucleotide biosynthesis adaptor protein MobB/molybdopterin molybdotransferase MoeA; its protein translation is MSRELIHTMAVPVLGICAYSGTGKTTLLTTLIPWLKTQGIRVAVIKHAHHNFDVDKPGKDSFLLRQAGAQQLLIASEVRYAHMYENLQTQSPDLPSLLARIDCDSVDLILVEGFKHVAFDKIELHRQSVGAPLIYPNDGNVVAIASCQQSVLDSNQLATHITQLSLDDIEQIGRFILSHTKLTSTAAEKSSCGALPAGTLSVEQAVTAIEAQTKRLQNIETLALERCLGYVLAENIYSTINVPQHTNSAMDGYAIHAPTLHQSKNSQQLSVYDIVGEVFAGQLFSDLLQPGQAVRIMTGAPLPEGANSVIAKELATEDITSDSAQVSFSDMGKLGQNIRQYGEDIAKGELAVAEGERLNAARLGLLASLGFANLKVTSAPTIALFSTGNEVSQPGQQLQKAGIYDANRYSVMALAQQLNCNIIDFGIIEDNQQSLQDTLVKASQQADIIISSGGVSVGDADFVKDSINAVGNVDFWRVQMRPGRPLAFGKLHDALFFGLPGNPVAAMICFMVFVQPAIRKMAGEQNWQQPLFAATASSSMRSRLGRHEYLRGCYSLSDDGQLHVALTGPQGSGILTSMVQANCIIVLPPETESVKQGHKVNIMFIADLL
- a CDS encoding DUF3306 domain-containing protein, which codes for MTSMRQRWRRWLQKKQHIDQPSENNRQNSNLSDKQNSNPAANAGQASFADSPLDVDTEIDTDIDKDVDSEHKPLAEQPSAQAPLPDPKSIKQGGSFACFMGGDIDPKQQADALKVLWQQPQFQQLDGLEQCDQDFSNQPLLSSNEKQKLLDQIYRYVVEEEPEPSQKQQQELKQEQQQHQALSDAQLGDDSKDQHLANIDTPESQSEATANSAHESKLTNVGKPSDNNEQS
- a CDS encoding 4Fe-4S binding protein, coding for MTLDFQKIRENVYQRHQPYQNLIPATVSYQTQGYILLIGPEDSARLASALLSNQYKVTILATEAITNQDQAHLQQAMDVSQHCQVYYGKLNSVKGFLGQFQVSVNQQQQDIELARVAIRQPHFDLIIDLSRQPILQQDLLPAGYFYVGAQQSTLQQVVQDLPDFIGDFEKPRYAKINPQLCAHSNNDLIGCQRCLEVCPAEAISSVDFRIEIDPYLCHGSGSCASVCPTSAIEYDLPPPMPLQTYIQNVVADYIQHTKIKPVLLFHAQQHQSATLTKQLPSHILPIAVEEIGVVGAEHCLAAIAWGAARVLIVNSEAEMVSVTEALQRQVNLVNELLLNLSLNNCIEVIDSNALCNDNNIANLAAYVYQDEVINALAIADFGADNKRQLFFAALDHINHQTLQLERVIEVKHSSFGTITVDNDCTLCMACVSACPTSALVAGNDTPSLSIVEQNCVQCGLCQQSCPEKVINLQGQINLQHQQRRQAQLLQQEPAFHCISCGKPFATESMVKRMLTMLSEHDAFKGQSQRLKMCGDCRVRDMVKDVIDDPNKQLR
- a CDS encoding formate dehydrogenase subunit alpha; amino-acid sequence: MKLTRKVAPKVDPQNHDEGMGRRQFLKSAGITATGVATAAAFAPSMMRKSQASEYVSHDVPTQVKRSICSACAVGCGIYAEVQNGVWTGQEPAFDHPISKGSHCAKGAAEREHGQGKRRVRYPLKLIDGKWQKLSWEQALSEVTDKMKSIRKQSGPDSIYFMGSAKFSNESAYLYRKLAAMWGTNNVDHSARICHSTTVAGVANTWGYGAQTNSLNDMHNAKSILLIGSNPAEAHPIAMKHILIAKERGAKIVVADPRFTRTAVHADLYCPLRPGTDIPFIYGLLWHIFDNNWQDDEFIKTRVFAMEDIREEVKNYDPDTVSDITGVDKKTLFEAAKTISENRPGGITWCMGGTQHHIGNSNTRVYCILQLALGNLGVSGGGANILRGHDNVQGATDLGVLFDTLPGYYGLTTGSWQHWSRVWGLDYEWVKGNFNQGEYLGRQPMTSPGIPCSRWHDGVLEEKKNIAQADNIRLAFFWGQSVNTETRQNEVREALDKLETIVVVDPYPTMASVLHNRKDGVYILPACTCYESYGSVTNTSRSIQWREKVIEPIFESKPDTEIMYLLSKHLGFDKQFTKNIAKTDTGILIEDITREFNKGMWTIGMSGQSPERLKYHTMHWGEFSYDDLVASSGEAKGEVYGLPWPCWGTPDIGHPGSTILYNTNLHVKDGGSNFRARFGVEYQGKSLLADGTYSKGSEIKDGYPEFSADMLKQLGWWDDLTEQEQQQAEGRNWKTDLSGGIIRVALEHGCSPYGNAKARCKVWTFPDPVPIHREPLYAPRRDLVAKYPTYEDMRVHRLPTLYRSIQEQDFTDKYPLQLSSGRLVEYEGGGEETRTNAWLAELQQEMFVEIHPTDAAARNINNWDDVWLEGAEGGRIKIKAMVTPRVREGLAWMPFHFAGFMSGENLIDKYPDGTAPYVLGESANTALTYGYDPVTQMQETKCSLCQIEKA
- a CDS encoding DUF3305 domain-containing protein, which encodes MQRTNNVWPLYVSLQKQTSTFQGWPNIHWQLDAFISADKAKPEGAKLVFLELFQDERASYRLNLDLDQPKLFIVCDELADGQWLPMSVTAEQSIATACLESDTPVLSLDMPDAIACWIEAFITLHGEVEICAHRRKHVNRKKEQSNGSVRRRR